The DNA sequence CAACGGTCTGTGATTAATCGTTTACATTTCGTTCGATATTTCGTCGCACAGCATtacgcgtgcgtgtgtgcatagCGGGTTGTGTAAAGACTGCATGTGaggaagagtgtgtgtgttattttgcgTCTCTTCTCTCCTACGGTTAGCATTCCATTAGCGCAGGGccttgaagaagaagaaaaacaacaaacgcatCCAGCAAACAATTCGGTGGTGGAAGAGGCctgaggaaaacaaaaccaacctgGAACAGTGCTAAGCTAACCAGACAGCCCCCGCATCACCAGAACAACAGTGCCTGCCTTTGCGGAATCAAACGGTCCGATTGTTAAGTGCTGCTGCGAGCAGACGAGCTTACCCCCAAGCACACCCACGTCACAGCCAACCGGGCCGAGATGGTGAAACTGTACGCCCTGAGCGTGTTCTACAAGGCGCCGACCGAGGCACGGCTCCTGAAGACGGCCTACGATCTGCAGAGCTTCTCCTTCTTCCAGCGCGGCTCGGTCCAGGAATTCATCAGGTAAGCCCCTTCGCAATCCAATCCCCTTGCAGTGTTTGTGCCTGTGGCATCCCCCACTGACGACCATTGCGTTTTGCAGCTTCGCCAGCAAGACGCTCGTCGAGCGAACGCAGGCCGCCACCCGGCAGTCGGTCAAGCAGGACGTGTACATGTGCCACGTGTACGTGCGGGCGGACAACCTGGCCGCGGTGCTGATAGCGGACCACGAGTACCCGCAGCGCGTCGGCCATACGCTGCTCACCAAGGTGCTGGACGATTTCGCCGCGAAGGTCGGACCGGAACAGTGGCCGGTGGCGACGAGCGAGGCCGCGATACAGTTCGGCACGCTGCCGGCCACGCTCAGCAAGTATCAGGACCCGCGGGAAGCGGACGCGCTCACCCGCATGCAGGAGGATCTGGACGAGACGAAGATCATACTGCGCAACACGATCGAGTCCGTGCTGGAGCGGGGCGAAAAGCTGGACGATCTGGTGTACAAGTCCGAGTCGCTCTCGATACAGAGCAAAGCGTTCTACAAGACGGCGAAGAAGACGAACTCGTGCTGCAACTTTGCCTAAGGGCGCTCGACCGGACCGGGCCATTTTGCTGCGCGCCGTACTTACTGTCGTTTTTGCGTGCCCGGCGCGCGAAAGGCGCGCGCTTGCGATCAAACCCACCTGTGCATGcttgtatgtgcgtgtgtctgtatgttGATAGccggggggggagggggagggagaggGAAAGCAAAAGCCCCAGCGGCTCTAGGGACAAGCGGAAGCGGTCAGCGCATTTAGGCCTCTTTTGCCAACAGAGGCGAAtgggttggtttttgctcGTTTTTAAATCTCTCCAACCGTTTAGCTACTTATTTTAACGACACAtgcacaggcagcagctgcaggTGCTGGAGAGCCGTTCACGATAACGATTTTACGACGCTACTTCGGTGCTTTCGGTCTTGCTTACTCTGTTGTGGGCTGGGACTGTAAAAGCACACTAAAGATTTCCTTCGACAtgtccgcagcagcagcagcagtgtcgCGCATTGGTCCACGTGTATTATAGTGCTGTGTGCCCGGGTGCCAGCCCCCGGGATTGTGCTGCTACGCGCATCACACGGAAGAGGCATTCTTCTCCCTCACTTTAATTTTTAGTTGTGCCATTTTTGGTACCACGGCAAAACGGCGCCCGTTTCACTATTCCCAAACCAAATGTAAATTAAACCAATGCAAGCGCTTTAGCGTATGCGATGCATTAAAAGCATCTAACAAAAACCCGGCACActcacacgcgcgcacgcgctAATCATGAAGGCGAAGCATTTTACAGCCggtgaaatttaatttttaatttttttccacATAATTGTGACACACCTCCTGTGACAAAACGGACAGGGCAATAACGCAGGAGCGGGAGGAGATTTAGACAGGGCCCAGCCGGTGACCGCAGGCCTAATAGACgctaaaaaaaacctttacgGAGACGGATCCGACCGACCGAACGAAGGAGACGAGGCAAAACGGGTCGTCCACAACGCTCCCCACCCATCCCACTATGTTAGTAATCGATGTTGATACACGGTGTGTTGAGCTGTTATTATATACCCCTATAAACATGTAACGGGCAACACTATTACACTTTAAATATTCAATAATTCGCAAGCATAATGCGTAAATAAacatggaagaaaaaacacgcaaACGGTACTCCTTTTCCCGCGAAGGAGGATCGAATGCTATATCAAGTTTTGTTAAATTGTgtacttttttaattttatttcttgttaTCCTTTTGATTATATCTAACTAGAATAGCTCTCAACTTGTGAATTGCAAAACTTGTAAAGCACAGCTAAGAGACAATTTTCCCTTatattttgcttattttagcCATTAAAGGTTCATgttcgagcaggcggcagagaacctcggattgcagataaaggaggcaaagaccaaagtGATGGTGGCAACTTCAACGACCCTACCAATAATaataggggaaagcggggcaaaatgggtaTGTTAAGCAGTTCACTAaatattcctttgaatattccacaaaacacaatttttctttcattaatGTATGCCTCAACCATTTATCTATGGATTAAAATTGCCACATAGAATAAAAACAactgaaaaatatgaaaataatataaaataaaagttgatATTTTACGAGAAGCTATTTTGACACGCGGGGTAAAATgggcatatgtaaacaaactgtgaaacgtcaaaacactggggcaatttgggccacaacaactgcgcttaggtaatggtctaggcttttgcgcacgtttcgtgaaatgtatttttcgttctatcccaagtagccttaagaaactctatttgattattaacagttttttaaagcttttaaaaatcaaatagagtttcttaagagaATATGACATTGGCCAGCGTTACATCATAACGACGTATTCCGTTACACTCGTTTTTATCGATTCGGGTTAATATAACAcacagtgtttttcaaattttatctacaccatttccaatttattcaatattcggaaaatcatttttcattcttatgtATGTaataatgcgttttttttacaccaaaccattttatttattaactgtttgaaaactatgtgttttcttttattcctctATTTGAATCTgcggtgataataaaaaataatttaaaaataaaaaaataaaatttcatatgTTCAAATAATATATGTGAAGAGTTTGATAAAGGGTatgcaatatttgcaaatgagaaaaaatttcataaaaatttatattttcttgggaAAAATAACATGCTCTTGATGACGATAATTTTTGAGACATACTGTACATGGTCACGTACATGGCGCCTCCATTTCTTATGTCAAAAAGTTCGTCAAGCTTCGTGTGTTAGCTTTTgtgtagatggcaacaaaaccaagCGTCTGCGACAATTTCTATCAActaatgtttaatttgtgtgtcatCATGATTTTATAACAGGTCAGTGTATCGATATTACCATTATCTTCACACGAGCTACATAAGTTTTATATTCCGCAGCATATTGGATTTGGATAGCGTTTGGACATCAAGTTTTTCGTCCACGGCTGCAGCTGACCTCCATGCTAATATAATGGAAGAAACCCatggaatgaaagaaactTATGTGATAAAGTGACAATATGCAGTGacaaaacgatgaaatgtcgaataaaagtatttgtggtgaatttatgcatttattccaAGAAATATTAACACCTTCTGTTGTAACTTAACGAAGATCTAGAAAATGCATATAGAATGAGAAAGAGCAATACAGCCATCTCTgtcgatttgttcgttgagtttgatatttttcgttaaaaataccggcaaaattttaatttttaacgaagcATTGACGAAGCCAGGAAAGCGTTACGCAGTGTTGTAAGCCCTAAAATTACTGCtgtatggaaagctaaaagtaatacttttaggCATACTTTTAACGGTTTCTTAACAGGATTGTGCTACTTGGGATCTTTTGATTTGCTGGTCAGAAAAGCCCttaaaattcttccaaaaatatgttatcaagattaaaacagtttttaaacgtttaaatctacaaaatcgaaTCTTATGAAGCTGTGTCTGTTATCATTTTGAGGcgacaaatacaacaccatagcctcaccaagcgccgtatgtcaaaagcatctggccattttgccccaagcgtaactgcccattttgccccacgtgaagcatttttgtattttttgttatattattaaaaatacgcattcaatcgccttgctttcttgagacaaattgtaaagaaatatcatatctttaaaaatatatcatgAAAAACTTCAACGCATCCCTGTGACACTCGTTTAAGCTTAGTttcgaagtggcaaaaattacatcaatatgctgctaaaccttattttgcatttttcttagttatttgttatgtaagGGTTATGAAAACTACATGGTGTTCATAGAACACtctaatgaatacattttgagcattgGAAAGTAACTTTGTAGTCAAAAAATGCTTAAATAGagggtgcccattttgccccacatgcccattttgccccgctttcccctaatCCAAacctacgtaggcgtgacgtacaaataggtgaacgcactttcgaagtcgtcccagaattcacctatcttttGTCAAAGATttccaaccggtcattctacagcctaaaaaatcagttcaccttaAAGAACCTGttgcgacggacgaagctgggactatatagtataCAAGCCCGAATGTAGAGCTGATagccccaaatagccagaattgcttaagcagctcattttggcacgctaaagatcgctgctctaattcgccttttgcagtagataaacagcattaaagttctatgtgggtctttcaaacagcgcctaagcagcttccttattccacgatgccagggattatttttctttgtgttttattttcaagcaagcgtcatcgatgaaataaacaacaagatttgtttcgtttaaacacatatgtatatttttaaatcttttgtattgatgattaacacaaaattttacacaatttactgataattcacaatcacttcactcaatattcattcttcaattaacgaatctaccttgtgcagcagcaatgagattattgccggcgtccgtgtttgacactttgacaagagccatctcgtaccgatgtcatacttaataaagctataaagttccaccaagttcagtaccctttcttaacaagccttcaagttccaccatgaaccctacacatagtactaatcagccgcaaagttccaaaaagtaccatgtgcctgttaaaaagctccatagttccgcaaagtaccgtctatctcttaatcagccacaaagtacgacatcggaacgatttttcgttaaacagccttaaatcagctataaagtacgagctggctatttggggcaTACGATTATATTTTCACCGTTAACGCAAGGCTGAAAATACACGGActggaatttcgcggccggtTCTCATatttgtgggacacttccttgactctttcctaagggaagtgaacttcatgtgttggaaattggactctggCATCCTTGTCGGACAAGCTCCTTGTAAATTCCTAttagatttgtccaacaacccaagcgccacagattaagcttaaacgactggaaaattgaatatccatagaaaaaaaatgaaagctccacagcttcattggtttgatcaatagatggcgtattacaactcatcattatattgctatccttttcttgcaatgtgtttcgacaagttgcattttattttgacctatatagccttctaactgtctgagcaaaaatctatataaatggtcgtgtggttagatacgtgggtatcaacaccaatgaccattgctcaaatctcacttgcttcagtgctggtggtttccgttggagtttagtatttaaacaatcgtatcgccgttctagttctagcgatgcataacttcaatgcgaaaccatacaacagtacagaggaaatgagaaagctctcctccaagcgatgaagctcaactggttggggtatcccaccaacagatagcgccaccagcttttttgctatttttagaatgcatgagtcgtttggcgtctgctaaacgaagtctttctatattccgtttaggtagagaacttgagtcgtttagaagccgtttagtggtcgtttagtggatttgtggcacttgggaagggtgctatagagtccaattcccattacattcaattcatttcacttaagaaagagtcagtaaagtgtcccacagctcgCATATCGAGTAAAATCGCATTGtatgagcgttgccaccacCCTAAACAGCTGTAAACAGAACGGCTGCACGTCGTGTAACCGCTGCTTGAGCGGTTCACTTTGACAGCTCGATCGATTTGCGGCTGACGTTTCCCTACTTGTATTGTGTTCCggcgaacgaaaacaaaacgcaaagGCGTCTGAGTGCGAGAGGCTAGGACTGGCTGCAATCGGTAAGAAAAAACGTAAATTATAGCTAAAAATTATCAAACTACAATACATGGTCTCAACGTCACACACTCTGGTGAAGGTTAGACGAGCGTTATCAATATCCTCAAAATCAAAGCTTGCAAGGAACCATTGTCCGAGGAGGGCTGCTGTGCGTGAGTGTTGTTTTTCATGCCCATTTTCACAGACCGCTGCAGCGGCGAAGGAGACGTGATCTTGCGTTATCGCGCGCCCGAAGCAGCATCAAATCGCCCCCCCGCCGTGGTCaagtttataaataaaacatacaaaccTCCCATGCCGAGCGAAAGCGTCAACTCGACGCTGCTCGGGACTGGCGGGGCGCTTGTCCCGATGGCCTGGCCCCTCCCTGGGCGTCCGTCGCGCCGTGTGCACGCGTGACGGTCGTGACGCCCGTCGGTACAGATGAACCGGCCGCTTTCGTGGAGTTTATTGAAGCAGCCGAAATCGTGTGCTCGGCGTGGACGTAGCGGCGTGCCGTTCTAATTTTAAACCCGGGCTTTCCTCGGCCCCTTGGGGGCCGCTTCATACTTCAAGCGTACGCGCTTGAGTTGAGCGCTCAAACCGGCCCCGGGAGCCCCCGACGATTGCCgggagaacgagagagagagagaagcgtTGCGAGAGGTACGGAAATAGTTTTTCCCCGCCTTCAGCGCACCCGGAAAACTAAGGCCCGTTTTGCAGCCATTTCTTGCTGAGAATAGTTTCGTGGTGAGAAGCAAGAGAATGATAGTCGAGAGATTTGGTGTTGGAGGAACCCGTTTGGCTGCATTGTACGCACATTTAGCCACAATCTGTTTTCCTCAATCGCTACCTCCTGCGAGGccatctctcactctctctctctctcacacacacacacacacctgttcGGGTTTGGCATGATCGGTTTGCGCAAGCCCGGCCGGCTCGCAGCCGGCGTAAGCTGGCGAGCGAGACCCTGGCATGCCCGGGGGCCTTTTTCGTGTCGCTTAGCTCGAGCCGTACAGTCGTGCCGTGTTCGTTCCGGTCCGTGTGTGCACACGCAGCTTTCTATAGCCCGTCCTGTCCGTCCGTTTTGGTGCGGTGCGTTTTCCAGTGTGGCCtgttttcccaaaaaaaaactaaattttcCTAACTAAATTGCACAATGAACTGCGTGCGCGGTTGTGTGTGAAACGAATGTTTACTAATTAATTTtgttggctgtttttttttaggaaTCAAGTGCTGCTCTTGAatcgcgcgcgtgtgtgtgtgtgtgtgttgtgtgaagTAAGATCAATCCGCGCGCCCAACCATGGATCCGGAGGCGTTCCTAGACATCGCCAACCAGGTGATCAAGCTGAAGATGTTCCCGTACTTCGACGTCGCGCACAGcctgctgtgcgcactgtcGGTGAAGGAGGATCTGGGCGCGGGCGCGCACACCTTCTCCCGGAAGCACCCGCTCGCCTGCTGGCTGTCGACGATGCTGGTCGTCTTTGCCGGCGGCATGGTCGCGAACGGGCTGCTCGGCGAGCCGATCCTGGCGCCGCTCAAGAACACGCCCCAGCTGCTGGTCGCGACCGCCTGCTGGTACATCGTCTTCTACACGCCGTTCGACATCGGCTACAAGGTGGCCAAGTTCCTGCCGATCAAGCTGGTGGCCAGCGCGATGAAGGAAATCTACCGCGCAAAGAAGGTGAGCGGACCAGCGCCGGCAATACCCGTAGGAAAGTCGGAATGGCGACTGTTGGCGCAATCAAAAACCGGGCGGCAACACACAGCTATCAATTTTTGTGCAAACCCTCCCCCTCCCTGCTCAATCAATTATCCTTCCCATTGTGATGTAATGTGGAGCAGTGGGAATGGGGCTTCTGCCCCAAAGATTGCCTACGTGCAAGCAACGTGGTCAACAGAACACGCAGTCCGACCTCCCGGACACGTGTCAGCCTATCAACCGATCGTGCAACAGCGCCAGGCCGGCTCACTTTGCTAACCCGTTTTCCCTTCACTTTTCCCCACTGCAGATCCACGACGGGGTGACGCACGCCGCCAAGCTGTACCCGAACGccttcatcatcatgatcatcatcggTACGCTCAAGGGCAACGGGGCCGGTTTTACCAAGCTGATCGAGCGCCTGATCCGCGGTGTCTGGACCCCGACGGCGATGGAGTTCCTGCAGCCAAGCTTGTAAGTGATGGCGCTCCCCGCCCACCCCGAAGAAGATAGAAcagaatttatttattatttttattttacctcCTACAGCTACACCAAGGCGTCCCTGATCGCGTCGATCATCTTCGTGCTGGACAAGAAGACGGATCTGATCTCGGCCCCGCACGCCCTCGTCTACTTCGGCATCGTCATCTTCCTGGTGTACTTCAAGCTGTCGTCGATCCTGCTCGGCATCCACGATCCGTTCGTGCCGTTCGAGAACCTGAGCTGCGCGCTGCTGTTCGGCGGCATCTGGGACAGCCTGGCCAAGATTCTGGGCCGCGGCCAGGCCAAGGAGGAGCCGAAGGATGCGAAAAAGTCCAACTAAAGCCGGACACACAGCACGCGGCGTTtaggattttatttttctaatgcttagtattgcatgtgtgtgtgcgtgctttttttttttcttttcttttgcgctCCCCTTTTGATCGGctacacacacaagcgcgtgATCGTGCGCGTGTGTATTGTGTACGCGCCCCGAGCAGCTATACCATTCTAAATTTAAGCgtcgattaaaaaaaacaaacgaaccggTCAAAGCTTTAGGTTTGGAGGCAAATTTCACTTATTTTCATTCGTACTTTCACTTCCTTCAGGTTTGATTTGACACACGCTTGCCatatggtgtggtgtggttccATCCAAAatcaagacacacacacactcacaccatcGTAGAACGAAACCAAAGCCAAAGCGGTGTAAACACGTGTCCTGGGCGCAGGCACGTGTAGGGTCATTATTATTTAGATTGTTTTTACGCGGTTTGATGTGgcctatttttttaatttattttttctagtCCAGCTAAAAGAGAGAAGGCTTAAGTAGTTTAgcattattatgtttattttacagGTAGCTagttttatattatttgtgacctttttttgtgtgtgtttaataatcCGGATAGAGCATAGAAGAAGCGCAAACAGCgagcgaacaaaaacacacacacttgcggATGAAATGTGGCAGGAAAAtagggaaaggaaaggaaaagcacACCCCCATAGCAGTGGGTGGTATGGGGGGTAGTCCTTTTTCAGCAGCGTTTTCTCCGGATGTTTCCTATTAGACGCCATATTAGACAgtacacacagagagagagagacacacacacacaaacacacacatgtacg is a window from the Anopheles merus strain MAF chromosome X, AmerM5.1, whole genome shotgun sequence genome containing:
- the LOC121595196 gene encoding synaptobrevin homolog YKT6, with amino-acid sequence MVKLYALSVFYKAPTEARLLKTAYDLQSFSFFQRGSVQEFISFASKTLVERTQAATRQSVKQDVYMCHVYVRADNLAAVLIADHEYPQRVGHTLLTKVLDDFAAKVGPEQWPVATSEAAIQFGTLPATLSKYQDPREADALTRMQEDLDETKIILRNTIESVLERGEKLDDLVYKSESLSIQSKAFYKTAKKTNSCCNFA
- the LOC121593793 gene encoding trimeric intracellular cation channel type 1B.1 encodes the protein MDPEAFLDIANQVIKLKMFPYFDVAHSLLCALSVKEDLGAGAHTFSRKHPLACWLSTMLVVFAGGMVANGLLGEPILAPLKNTPQLLVATACWYIVFYTPFDIGYKVAKFLPIKLVASAMKEIYRAKKIHDGVTHAAKLYPNAFIIMIIIGTLKGNGAGFTKLIERLIRGVWTPTAMEFLQPSFYTKASLIASIIFVLDKKTDLISAPHALVYFGIVIFLVYFKLSSILLGIHDPFVPFENLSCALLFGGIWDSLAKILGRGQAKEEPKDAKKSN